From Halotia branconii CENA392, the proteins below share one genomic window:
- a CDS encoding response regulator produces the protein MMDINEYSILLIEDDSNDILFVQRAFRQVNATNPIRIVKDGDAAIDYLAGEGKYADRDRYPLPALILLDLKLPRRSGIEILEWMRQQPGIKRIPVVILTSSRESLDIDLSYDLGVNSYLVKPVRFDALAKMIAALDSYWLQINEYPSVLPAG, from the coding sequence ATGATGGACATCAATGAATACAGCATTTTACTCATTGAAGATGACTCAAACGACATTTTGTTTGTGCAACGAGCTTTTCGCCAAGTGAATGCAACCAACCCAATTCGGATTGTCAAAGACGGTGATGCTGCAATTGACTATCTAGCTGGAGAAGGAAAATATGCTGATCGCGATCGCTATCCTTTGCCTGCTTTGATTTTGCTAGATTTAAAGTTACCTCGTCGCTCTGGGATCGAAATTTTGGAATGGATGAGACAGCAACCTGGCATTAAGCGCATTCCAGTAGTTATATTAACTTCCTCCAGAGAGAGTTTAGATATTGATCTGTCTTACGACCTAGGGGTGAATTCTTATTTAGTGAAACCTGTTAGATTTGATGCGCTGGCGAAAATGATTGCAGCTTTGGATAGCTATTGGTTACAGAT